Part of the Deinococcus budaensis genome is shown below.
CCGCACTCACGCGGGGATTTTTCACGGTGAGCGCCCAGGCCGACCGCATGGGCGCGCGGCTCTCGGAGGGCGTGCCCGCCCCGCACGACCCGGCGCGCGTGAGCCTGCCCAACGTGCCGGGCGCGGTGCAGCTTCCGCCGGGCGGCCAGCCGATCTTGCTGCTCCCCGACGCAGGCACCCACGGCGGCTACCCCACCCCGCTGGTCGTGGCGAGCGTGGACCGCCCCCGGCTGGGGCAACTGCGCCCCGGCGACCGGGTCGCTTTTCGGCCCGTCACGCTGGCCCAGGCCCTCGCGGCGCTGCGGGCGCAGGAACGGGCGATCCGGGGCGTGGAGGCGGCGCTGCGCGGGTGGTACAAGGAGGCATGACCAGGGCCACCACCGACCTCAACGCCGACCTGGGCGAGGGCAGCCCCCACGAGGCAGCGGTCATGCCTTTCGTGACCAGCGCGAACATCGCCTGTGGGGGCCACGCGGGCGACCTAGAGACGATGCGGGACAGCCTGCGCCTCGCCGCGCGGCATGGGGTGGCGGCGGGCGCGCACCCCGGCTTTCCCGACCCCGAGGGCTTCGGGCGCCGGGAGCTGCACTTTCCGCCGGAGGAGGTGACCGCTTTCGTGCGCGAGCAGATCGAGGCGCTCAAGGTGGTGGCCGCGCGGGAAGGCGTAGCCCTGCGCCACGTCAAGCCGCACGGGATGCTCTACAACATGGCCGTGAAGGACGCGGCGCTGGCCCGCGCGATTGCCGTGGCCGCGAGGGATTCGGGCCTGCCCCTGTATTTCGGCCTGGCGGGCGGGGCGTCCGTGATGCTGCGGGAGGCGGCGGCGCTGGGGCTGACCCCGCTGGGCGAGGGCTTCGCGGACCGGGGCTACGCGCCGGACGGCTCGCTGTGGCCGCGCGGACAGGCAGGGGCGCTGCTGCCCCACGCGCAGGCGGTGGCGCAGGGCGTGCAAATCGCGCGGGAAGGCAGCACGCGGGCCGTCACGGGCGAGCGGGTCGCCGTCCCCGCCCGGACGCTCTGCCTGCATGGGGACGGGGCAGAGGCGGCGGAGCTGGCGCGGGACCTGCGGGTGGCGCTGGAGGAGGCCGGAGTGCGGGTGGCGGCGCCCTGAATCGCTGCTCCGAACCGAGCAGCAGAAGGCTGGTCACCCTGCCTCGCGGGGCTGTGAAGCAGAGCGAGGCGAGGAGTCTCCCACGCGGCGTTTTGGGCTGCTCCGCTTGCCCTCAGCATGACCACTCTTCGGCCGAAGCCTCCTGGCTCTCCCCTACCTCGGCCACCCCGGCGGCCCCGGCGGCGGCACCAGCGCCGCGTGCGTTTCGGCGGCGTAGCGGTCGGTCATCCCGGCGATAAAGTCGCACACGGCCCGGGGCAGGCCGTCACTCGCCGCGCGGGCACGCACCCCTGACGGCAGCAGGGTCGGGCGGTTCAAAAAGGCCGTGTAGAGGGTCGTTAGCAGCCGGGTGCCCTGTTCGACCTGCATCTCGACCCGCCAGTGGCGGTAGA
Proteins encoded:
- the pxpA gene encoding 5-oxoprolinase subunit PxpA, with product MTRATTDLNADLGEGSPHEAAVMPFVTSANIACGGHAGDLETMRDSLRLAARHGVAAGAHPGFPDPEGFGRRELHFPPEEVTAFVREQIEALKVVAAREGVALRHVKPHGMLYNMAVKDAALARAIAVAARDSGLPLYFGLAGGASVMLREAAALGLTPLGEGFADRGYAPDGSLWPRGQAGALLPHAQAVAQGVQIAREGSTRAVTGERVAVPARTLCLHGDGAEAAELARDLRVALEEAGVRVAAP